In Mycetocola spongiae, the genomic stretch GGCCCAGCGCCGGAATACCCCATCCCAGGGCGGCACCGGCGGCGATGGCCGCCAGGCACAGCGGAACCTGGTGGGCCTCGAGGCGGGCAAGCCGGGCGTGAATACTCATGTTCGTCCAGCGTAGCGGCCCGGGACGCCGATACACCGTCGGTAACTTCCGGCCCCGGATCGGGTATATTTGCCCGACGTAACGGCAACCGGACGGAGAGATCATGCACGCCGATTCCCCCTCCTCCGGCGGCCCAGCGAGCGGCACGGGACATCGCGAGTATCCGGCCCGCCCCGCCGGCCCCGAGCCCGCGGAACCGGGGGACCCCGGGACCGCGGTGGGGCTCTGGGGTGTGCCCGCGCTTGCCCCGGAAAACCTCGTGCGCCCGGTCGAGGACTGGCCCGAGGACCATCGTTTTGTCCCCGAGGGATGGACGCTGTCCACCAAGCGCTATGCGAGCGAGGACTCCCGCCGCGTCTGGGGGCTGGGCACCCATGTGGAGCATGAACTGCTGTGGTCCGGCGGCGGCACCATCACGGTGGAGGCCGATGGCCGGCTGTGGATGGTCCCGGCGATGCTGGGCATCTGGATCCCCGCCGGAATGCCCCACCGGGTGCGCGCCGACCGGGGTGCGCTCAGCTATGCCACGTTTATCGACCCGCGCCGCCGCGATTTCCCGTGGACCGGCGTGATGGGCATTAACGTCAGCGGCCTGCTGCGTGAACTCCTGCTCTCCAATCGCCGCGATGAGATGCCCGATGCGCGCCGCCGCGTGATCCAGGATCTCGCGGCGGAGCTGATCAGCCCCGTGGTCTCCGATTCCCTCGATATTCGCCTCCCCACCACCGCCTCCCTGCGGGTGCTCGCCGAGACGATCCTCGCCGATCCCGCCGATGATGCCACCACCGAGCAGTGGGCCGCGCGCCTGGGCGTGAGTGGGCGCACCCTGACCCGCGCCTTTAATCGCGAGACCGGGCTGAGCCTGACCCGCTGGCGCATCCTGGTGCGGGTGCGCGCGGCGCTCCTGGATATCGCCGCGGGCCGCCCGGTCACGGCCGTGGCCGCCCGGCTGGGATATGCCAACCCGTCCACGTTCATCGACCTCTTTCGCCAGGTCACCGGGCATACCCCGGCGGCCTATTTCAGCTCCTTCGCCGATATTCACGGCGTTCATCGCGAGGTATCCCGCGATGATTCGTCCGGATAACGGAACCTGTTGTCCACATAACTCGGAACACTCCGCCTACTCTTATGAGGTAAGCCTTGCCTATCTGGGCGCGGATATCCCCCTCCGCAGATCCCGGTTTTCCGCGGGCAGAATGAGTGAAATGAGAGTGGTTATTGTGTTGTCTTCCCGATCCCTGACCGCGGCGCTCGCCGCGGGCCTCGCCATGGTCCTGGGCCTATCGGCCTGCTCCGCGGGCCCCGATTCCGCCGCGGCCGGTGATATTAAAACCCGCACCGTAACCGATGCCGCGGGCACCGTGGAGGTTCCCGAGGATCCGCAGCGCATCGTCTCGGTGGATTTCTACTCTCCCGCGATGCTGCTGGATCTGGGTTATACCCCGGTGGCCGTGGTGGAGGGCTTTGGGGTGGACGATCCCGATCTGCGCCCGACCCGCTATCACGAGGCCCTGCGCGATGCCCCCACGGTGGGCATGTTTTATGACGTGAATATCGAGGCGGTGCTCGCGGCCAAGCCGGACCTGATCCTCGCCGAGAATCGCTTCATGCAGGACGGCCAGCTGGATCGCTTGAAGAAGATTGCGCCCGTGGTGCAGATCGACGGCAGCGGGCCCGATGCCTGGCGTGAGCGTGCCCGTTTTGTGGCCGCCGCCGTGGGGAAGGACGCCGAGGCCGCCGCGCAGGAGGCCGAGTTTGATGCCCGTGCGCAGCGGGTCCACGAGGAATACGCGGATATCCTCGCGACCAAGACTTTCGCGGTGCTTAATGAGCGCGATGACTATAGCAATTGGAGCACCTACCCCGCGGGCCACTTCTATGTGCCCACCTGGGACTCGATCGGCGCCACGATGCGCGAGGCCACCGCGGCCGAGCCGGATCCGGAAACCCCCAATATGCACGTCTGGCTGCCGATGGAGCAGCTGGGCCTGGTGGGTAACGCCGATATCATCATCGTCTCGCGCGGCGAGGGTGACGAGGACTTCGGGCGGCGCATGGCCGGGAACGCGATCTGGGAGAACCTCCCCGCCGTGACCGCGGGCCTGGTATTCCAGGATGTACCGGCCGCCACGATCTCCTCCTTCACCTGGGGGCTGGATGACCTCGCCTCGGTGGAGACGATCCTCGCCGAGGTGCGCGCGGCCATCAACCGCTAGGCATCGGGACGTGTTGTGCCGGTTTTGTCCAGTTACCGGCACGACACGTCCACAAAACCTGATGCCGACGGCCGTAGAGTAATTAGGTAAGGCTAGCCTCCTTTTATTCGAGCAGTCATCCCCAGAAAGCACCCCGTGATTCCGTCTTCTCTCCCCACCTCCCCGCGCCGCCTCGCGGTAGCCCTCGGCCTGAGCCTTACCCTCCTGGCCGGCCTCGCCGCCTGCTCGGGCACCGCGGCCCCCGAGTCCCAAATCCCGACCCGCACGATCACCGATATCGCCGGCGAGGTCACCATCCCCACCGACCCGCAGCGCATCGTCTCGGTGGATTATTATTCCCCCGCGATGCTTGTGGACCTCGGCATCAAGCCCGTCGGGGTGGTGGAGGGCTTTGATAGCGATGACCCCAATACCCGGCCCGATCGCTATCGCGCGGCCCTCGCCCAGACCCCCACCGTGGGCACCTATTATGAGCTGAATATCGAGGCCGTGCTTAAGCAAAAGCCCGATCTGATCCTCGCCGAAACCCGCTTCCTGGGCGATGGCGAATTGGACCGCCTGAAAAAGATCGCGCCCGTGGTGCAGCTGGACGCCGCCGGGAAGGACGCCTGGATGGCGCGCAGCGTAATGATCGGCGATGCCGTGAATAAGCGGGCAGAGGCCGAGGCCCAGCAGGAGGAATTCCTCGCCCAGGCCGCCGTGGTCGCCGCCGAGTATCGGGACGTTCTCACGGAACACAGCCTCGCGCTCTTCACCGCAAATATGGACGAAACCGAGTGGGCCACCTATCCCTCCGGCCACTTCTATGCCCCGGTCTGGGATGCGCTAGGAGCCCGCTTCCGCGAGTTCACCGAGGGCGAGGCCCCCGAGATTCCCGGATCGGTCAGCACCTGGCTGCCGCTGGAACAGATGGGCAAGCTGAATAATGCCGATATCATCGTCTACCCGTATGTCCTGGACGATTTTATTGCGGCCCAGTCAGGGAACGCGCTGTGGACCGGCCTTCCCGCGGTGGAAAACGGGCTGGTCTTTAAGACCATCCCCGCGGCCGTGACCTCCTCCTTCGCGTGGGGCAGCGATAACCTCACCGATATCGTTCCCCTCCTCGATCAGATTCGCGCGGCCCTGAATAAATGAGCACCACGGTGACCACCCGGCAGACCTATTTCCGCCCCCGCGTGAGCGCAAAAACCTGGCTGACGCCCGGCATGATTCGCATCACCCTGAGCGATCCGAGCCTATGTAGCTTCCCCGGAACCGGCATCGGCGACGAATATGTGCGCGTACACTTCCCGTTTCCCGATGGCGAGCTGCCCACCCCCGCGGTGGACGCCGAGGGTAATTGGACGTATGCGCCGGGGCGGTATCCGCCGGTGGCACCGTATACGCTGCGCCGCCATGACGCCGCCGCGGGGGAGATCGATATCGATTTTGTGATGCACGAGCGCGGGGTTGCCACCGAGTGGGCGCGCGGCGTGGACGTGGGCGGGGAGGTGGCCTTTGGGGAACCCCGCGGCCTCTTTGCCCCGCCCGCGGGCGCCACCGATCTGGTATTTCTCACCGATGCCACCGGGCTGCCCGCCCTGGCCCGCCTGCTGGAACAGCTATCCCCCGGGACGCGCGCCCGCTGCATCGTGGAGGTTGCCGAGGAGAGTCACCGTCAGGTGCTGTCCTCCCCGGCGCGCCTCGGCGTGGAGTGGCTCGTGGGCAGCGGCAACGGAACCGGCCTGCCCTCGGGCCTGACCGCGGCCGTGGCGCGGCTGGATCTTGCCCCCGGCAGCTATCTCTGGGTCGCGGGGGAGGCGGGCGAGCTTAAGGCCACGCGCCGCCACCTCAAGCGCGAGCGCGGATATGACCCCGAGGGCCATAAGGTCATCGGCTATTGGATCGACGAGGCCGCCGAATGAGCACGCAGCCCCCCGTCCCCACCCTGAGTTTCATGACCCGTCCCGGTCCGACACAGACAACCAACGCGGGGGAGTCTCTGAGCGGACCGGGGCGTACCCCGCCGGCCACGGGCCTGGGCGCCACCCCCGAGGACGGACCGCGCGGTCTCGTGCGCTCCACCGGGGGACGGCTCCTGGGGCTTCTTATCGTGGCCATCATCCTGGTGCTGGTAGCGATTGCGAGCCTCGCGTTTGGGTCCAAAACCATCGACCCGGCCGTGGTGTGGAGTGTGCTGCTGCGCGGCGACGGCTCCGAGGACGCCTATATCGTGCGCGATATGCGGGTGCCGCGCGCCGCGCTGGGCCTGCTGGTGGGCGCCGCCCTCGGCGTCTCCGGCGCTCTCATCCAGGCGCTCACCCGCAACCCCCTCGCCGATCCCGGAATCCTCGGGGTGGGTGCCGGGGCGAGCTTCGCGGTGACCATCGGCGCGGGTTATTTTGGTATCACCGCGGTCTCCGGCTATATCTGGTTTGCGTTTATCGGCGCGATGGCCGTGACCGTGCTGGTATATGCGCTGGGCTCGGTGGGCCGCGCCGGGGCCACCCCCATCCGGCTCACCCTCGTGGGTGTGGCGCTTGGTGCGCTGCTCTCCGGAATCTCCATGGGCATCACGCTGCTGAATCCGCAGACGCTGGATAAGATGCGGATGTGGGGTGCCGGCTCGCTCTCGGGACGCGGCTGGGATGTGATCCTCACCGTGGCGCCGTTTATCGCGCTGGGCCTGCTGCTCGCGCTGATGAGCGCGCGGCCGCTCAACGCGGTGGCGCTGGGGGATGACCTGGCCCGCTCGCTCGGCGCCAATATTATCCGCACCCGCATCCTTGTGATCATCGCGGTCACGCTCCTGGCCGGTGCGGCCACGGCCGCCGCCGGGCCGATCGGTTTTGTGGGCCTCATGGTTCCCCATGCTGTGCGCTGGCTGGTGGGCCCCGATCAGCGCTGGATCATGCCCTATACCCTCCTGTGTGCGCCCATCCTGCTGCTGTTCTCCGATGTGCTGGGCCGCGTGGTCCTGGCCCCTATGGAGCTTCAGGTGGGTATCGTCACCGCGTTTGTGGGCGCCCCCGTGCTTATCGGGCTGGTGCGCCGAGCCAAGATCAGTGGACTCTAAATGACAAAACTTCTCCCCGCCCCGGGCCGCGTGGATTTTGGCCGCCGCGGCCTCACCTCGCGCACCCGCTACTGGCAGCTGCGCTTTGACCGGCGCACGGCCATCGTGACCACGATCATCGCCCTGGCCACGCTCGGGGTCTTCCTGTGTTCCCTCGCGTTTGGCGATTTTGAGGTGGCGATGGACGAGGTCATCCGGGTATTGCTGGGCGGCGGCGATCCGGCCAACCGCATGGTGGTCCTGGAGTGGCGGCTGCCGCGCGCGCTGCTGGCCATTGTGCTCGGCGCCGCCCTGGCGCTCTCGGGCGCGGTCTTTCAGTCCCTGACCCGTAATCCGCTCGGCTCCCCGGATATCATCGGCTTTTCCACGGGGTCCTATACCGGGGCCCTGATCGTGATCCTCCTGGTCGGGGGCGGCTATTATCAGGTAGCGCTCGGCTCGCTGCTGGGCGGAATCGCCACCGCGGGCATCGTTTATGTGCTGGCCTGGCGCGGGGGAGTGCAGGGCTTCCGGCTGATCATCGTGGGGATCGGCGTCTCGGCGATGCTCGCCGCCGTGAATACCTGGCTGATCCTGCGCGCGAGCCTGGACGATGCCCTGATCGCCGCGGTCTGGGGCGCGGGCTCGCTCAACGGGCTGGGCCTGGATAAGCTCTGGCCCGTGCTG encodes the following:
- a CDS encoding FecCD family ABC transporter permease gives rise to the protein MTKLLPAPGRVDFGRRGLTSRTRYWQLRFDRRTAIVTTIIALATLGVFLCSLAFGDFEVAMDEVIRVLLGGGDPANRMVVLEWRLPRALLAIVLGAALALSGAVFQSLTRNPLGSPDIIGFSTGSYTGALIVILLVGGGYYQVALGSLLGGIATAGIVYVLAWRGGVQGFRLIIVGIGVSAMLAAVNTWLILRASLDDALIAAVWGAGSLNGLGLDKLWPVLILSAIIIPVVLAHGPTLRQMELGDDASAALGVSGNRSRLILVVLGVALTALVTAAAGPIGFVSLVAPQLARRLTRSAGVSLLPAAVMGAFLLALADFAAQRLFSPTVLPVGVLTVSIGGFYFLWLLVREGKKS
- a CDS encoding ABC transporter substrate-binding protein translates to MLSSRSLTAALAAGLAMVLGLSACSAGPDSAAAGDIKTRTVTDAAGTVEVPEDPQRIVSVDFYSPAMLLDLGYTPVAVVEGFGVDDPDLRPTRYHEALRDAPTVGMFYDVNIEAVLAAKPDLILAENRFMQDGQLDRLKKIAPVVQIDGSGPDAWRERARFVAAAVGKDAEAAAQEAEFDARAQRVHEEYADILATKTFAVLNERDDYSNWSTYPAGHFYVPTWDSIGATMREATAAEPDPETPNMHVWLPMEQLGLVGNADIIIVSRGEGDEDFGRRMAGNAIWENLPAVTAGLVFQDVPAATISSFTWGLDDLASVETILAEVRAAINR
- a CDS encoding FecCD family ABC transporter permease, whose protein sequence is MTRPGPTQTTNAGESLSGPGRTPPATGLGATPEDGPRGLVRSTGGRLLGLLIVAIILVLVAIASLAFGSKTIDPAVVWSVLLRGDGSEDAYIVRDMRVPRAALGLLVGAALGVSGALIQALTRNPLADPGILGVGAGASFAVTIGAGYFGITAVSGYIWFAFIGAMAVTVLVYALGSVGRAGATPIRLTLVGVALGALLSGISMGITLLNPQTLDKMRMWGAGSLSGRGWDVILTVAPFIALGLLLALMSARPLNAVALGDDLARSLGANIIRTRILVIIAVTLLAGAATAAAGPIGFVGLMVPHAVRWLVGPDQRWIMPYTLLCAPILLLFSDVLGRVVLAPMELQVGIVTAFVGAPVLIGLVRRAKISGL
- a CDS encoding helix-turn-helix domain-containing protein produces the protein MHADSPSSGGPASGTGHREYPARPAGPEPAEPGDPGTAVGLWGVPALAPENLVRPVEDWPEDHRFVPEGWTLSTKRYASEDSRRVWGLGTHVEHELLWSGGGTITVEADGRLWMVPAMLGIWIPAGMPHRVRADRGALSYATFIDPRRRDFPWTGVMGINVSGLLRELLLSNRRDEMPDARRRVIQDLAAELISPVVSDSLDIRLPTTASLRVLAETILADPADDATTEQWAARLGVSGRTLTRAFNRETGLSLTRWRILVRVRAALLDIAAGRPVTAVAARLGYANPSTFIDLFRQVTGHTPAAYFSSFADIHGVHREVSRDDSSG
- a CDS encoding ABC transporter substrate-binding protein; amino-acid sequence: MIPSSLPTSPRRLAVALGLSLTLLAGLAACSGTAAPESQIPTRTITDIAGEVTIPTDPQRIVSVDYYSPAMLVDLGIKPVGVVEGFDSDDPNTRPDRYRAALAQTPTVGTYYELNIEAVLKQKPDLILAETRFLGDGELDRLKKIAPVVQLDAAGKDAWMARSVMIGDAVNKRAEAEAQQEEFLAQAAVVAAEYRDVLTEHSLALFTANMDETEWATYPSGHFYAPVWDALGARFREFTEGEAPEIPGSVSTWLPLEQMGKLNNADIIVYPYVLDDFIAAQSGNALWTGLPAVENGLVFKTIPAAVTSSFAWGSDNLTDIVPLLDQIRAALNK
- a CDS encoding siderophore-interacting protein, coding for MSTTVTTRQTYFRPRVSAKTWLTPGMIRITLSDPSLCSFPGTGIGDEYVRVHFPFPDGELPTPAVDAEGNWTYAPGRYPPVAPYTLRRHDAAAGEIDIDFVMHERGVATEWARGVDVGGEVAFGEPRGLFAPPAGATDLVFLTDATGLPALARLLEQLSPGTRARCIVEVAEESHRQVLSSPARLGVEWLVGSGNGTGLPSGLTAAVARLDLAPGSYLWVAGEAGELKATRRHLKRERGYDPEGHKVIGYWIDEAAE